In a single window of the Branchiostoma floridae strain S238N-H82 chromosome 2, Bfl_VNyyK, whole genome shotgun sequence genome:
- the LOC118409596 gene encoding refilin-B-like isoform X1, which yields MSHCASGRFPLHPGGVFAGLYYNTNLQDQGKPHLQTTEVPGHRVEMVPVHVTERVCLTPEPLQKHCYKSCCEYEQGHRYIEDVRYVLGLSQVHYLTSYIHNPDTSRPEYHISAVRCEPRHKPRRWLSTVILYPKRPVWSYISTVEYSINRPTSRKRYMTKLDMAVGDGDEENNIVATNMLYFPKRRTPSFWSFFITEVNKEHVDKKFAELNNFKIKRDWQKQLSLQVMA from the exons ATGTCCCATTGTGCCAGTGGGCGGTTCCCTCTCCACCCCGGAGGAGTGTTTGCTGGCCTGTATTATAACACCAACCTTCAG GACCAGGGCAAGCCACATCTTCAGACCACTGAAGTCCCAGGACACCGTGTTGAGATGGTGCCTGTCCACGTCACAGAGAGGGTCTGCTTGACTCCGGAACCTCTGCAGAAGCACTGCTACAAGAGCTGCTGTGAGTACGAACAGGGGCACAGGTACATAGAGGACGTTCGCTACGTATTGGGCCTGTCTCAGGTCCACTACCTGACGTCGTACATCCACAACCCTGACACGTCCAGACCTGAGTACCACATCAGCGCCGTGCGGTGCGAGCCTCGACACAAGCCACGCCGGTGGCTGTCAACAGTCATCCTGTATCCCAAGAGGCCTGTTTGGAGTTACATTTCTACTGTGGAATACAGCATAAACAGACCCACTTCGCGGAAGCGGTACATGACGAAACTGGACATGGCGGTCGGGGATGGCGATGAGGAAAACAACATCGTCGCCACGAACATGCTATACTTTCCGAAGAGGCGAACTCCGTCCTTCTGGTCCTTTTTCATCACCGAGGTGAACAAGGAGCACGTAGACAAGAAATTCGCAGAACTGAATAACTTCAAGATCAAGCGTGACTGGCAAAAACAACTGTCCTTGCAGGTTATGGCATAG
- the LOC118409596 gene encoding refilin-B-like isoform X2, which translates to MVPVHVTERVCLTPEPLQKHCYKSCCEYEQGHRYIEDVRYVLGLSQVHYLTSYIHNPDTSRPEYHISAVRCEPRHKPRRWLSTVILYPKRPVWSYISTVEYSINRPTSRKRYMTKLDMAVGDGDEENNIVATNMLYFPKRRTPSFWSFFITEVNKEHVDKKFAELNNFKIKRDWQKQLSLQVMA; encoded by the coding sequence ATGGTGCCTGTCCACGTCACAGAGAGGGTCTGCTTGACTCCGGAACCTCTGCAGAAGCACTGCTACAAGAGCTGCTGTGAGTACGAACAGGGGCACAGGTACATAGAGGACGTTCGCTACGTATTGGGCCTGTCTCAGGTCCACTACCTGACGTCGTACATCCACAACCCTGACACGTCCAGACCTGAGTACCACATCAGCGCCGTGCGGTGCGAGCCTCGACACAAGCCACGCCGGTGGCTGTCAACAGTCATCCTGTATCCCAAGAGGCCTGTTTGGAGTTACATTTCTACTGTGGAATACAGCATAAACAGACCCACTTCGCGGAAGCGGTACATGACGAAACTGGACATGGCGGTCGGGGATGGCGATGAGGAAAACAACATCGTCGCCACGAACATGCTATACTTTCCGAAGAGGCGAACTCCGTCCTTCTGGTCCTTTTTCATCACCGAGGTGAACAAGGAGCACGTAGACAAGAAATTCGCAGAACTGAATAACTTCAAGATCAAGCGTGACTGGCAAAAACAACTGTCCTTGCAGGTTATGGCATAG